In Actinoplanes derwentensis, the following proteins share a genomic window:
- a CDS encoding sensor domain-containing protein, with amino-acid sequence MTTRFEPALTPAPVARAASDSRYVLTGLPLAAGALLVPVTVLVIGAGLAVAGVGLPLMMFALMQARGFAAAERERVAVVLGREIPHPVYRTVGAATLPGKLLSVLLDRQTWRDLGHAAFRWIPSVVSFTLVATWWAAILGGLSWALWGWSRPSDDGSYLMAAGFYATVTLGFALTLPPVAGWAARFEARFAVRLLTGRPAVR; translated from the coding sequence ATGACGACGCGGTTCGAACCGGCTCTGACGCCCGCTCCGGTGGCACGGGCCGCGTCCGACTCCCGTTATGTCCTCACCGGACTTCCGCTGGCCGCCGGGGCTCTGCTGGTTCCGGTCACCGTGCTGGTGATCGGCGCCGGGCTGGCGGTGGCCGGGGTGGGGCTGCCGCTGATGATGTTCGCGTTGATGCAGGCTCGCGGCTTCGCCGCCGCCGAGCGCGAGAGGGTCGCGGTGGTCCTCGGCCGGGAGATCCCACACCCCGTTTATCGTACGGTGGGAGCCGCCACCCTCCCCGGAAAGCTGCTGTCGGTGCTCCTCGACCGGCAGACGTGGCGCGATCTGGGGCATGCCGCGTTCCGCTGGATCCCGAGTGTCGTCTCGTTCACGCTGGTAGCCACCTGGTGGGCGGCGATCCTCGGCGGCCTGAGCTGGGCACTGTGGGGCTGGTCCCGGCCGAGTGACGACGGCTCCTACCTGATGGCCGCCGGCTTCTACGCCACGGTCACCCTCGGGTTCGCTCTCACCTTGCCGCCGGTGGCCGGGTGGGCGGCCCGGTTCGAGGCTCGCTTCGCGGTGAGGTTGCTGACCGGTCGGCCAGCCGTGCGGTGA
- a CDS encoding GXWXG domain-containing protein — MDSSQEIRANENRTTTDELDRLWDSLPAVRPEEILGPWRGSEFVTGWR; from the coding sequence ATGGACAGCAGTCAGGAGATTCGCGCCAACGAGAACCGGACGACGACCGACGAGCTGGACCGGCTCTGGGACTCGCTGCCCGCCGTGCGGCCCGAGGAGATCCTCGGGCCGTGGCGGGGCAGCGAGTTCGTCACCGGGTGGCGCTGA
- a CDS encoding helix-turn-helix domain-containing protein — protein sequence MELSDLRTADEVRAERLEADVQFRVEWDKTAFAREVGVAVVKYRTEHGLSQRDLAGLTGLHQPAIARLESGGEAPALATLAKLTRATGLTFRVDIANGGAVLVAV from the coding sequence ATGGAGCTGTCCGACCTGAGGACCGCCGACGAGGTTCGTGCCGAACGGCTGGAAGCGGATGTCCAGTTCCGTGTGGAATGGGACAAGACGGCTTTCGCTCGTGAGGTGGGCGTCGCCGTGGTGAAGTACCGGACCGAGCACGGACTGTCCCAACGTGACCTGGCCGGCCTGACCGGACTGCACCAACCAGCGATCGCCCGTCTGGAGAGCGGTGGCGAAGCTCCCGCACTGGCGACCCTGGCGAAGCTGACCAGAGCGACCGGCTTGACCTTCCGCGTCGACATCGCCAACGGCGGCGCGGTGCTGGTCGCCGTCTGA
- a CDS encoding NUDIX domain-containing protein, whose amino-acid sequence MTNVPPSSSNTTTTGSEYIAGLPRKRMGAGVLLTDSLGRVLLVEPTYKPYWEVPGGAVEAGESPYSAAGREVTEELGLSVEVGRLLVTDWVPPREDRTDGLMLIFEGGLLSSAAAERITLPADELRSWAWCTPAEATERLIPLLARRVTAALRASADGTSVYLEDGHLIV is encoded by the coding sequence ATGACGAACGTGCCGCCTTCTTCCTCGAACACGACAACTACTGGCTCTGAGTACATCGCCGGTCTGCCCCGGAAACGGATGGGGGCCGGGGTGCTGCTCACCGACTCACTCGGGCGGGTGCTGCTCGTCGAACCGACCTACAAGCCGTACTGGGAGGTGCCGGGCGGGGCGGTCGAGGCCGGCGAGTCGCCGTACTCCGCGGCGGGACGCGAAGTCACCGAGGAACTCGGGCTGTCCGTCGAGGTGGGGCGGCTGCTGGTCACCGACTGGGTGCCGCCGCGTGAGGATCGTACCGACGGATTGATGTTGATCTTTGAGGGTGGCCTGTTGTCCTCCGCGGCCGCCGAACGGATCACGCTGCCCGCCGACGAACTACGGTCCTGGGCGTGGTGCACCCCGGCCGAGGCCACCGAACGGCTGATCCCGCTGCTGGCCAGGCGAGTCACCGCCGCACTACGGGCCAGCGCCGACGGCACCTCCGTCTACCTGGAGGACGGTCACCTCATCGTGTGA
- a CDS encoding rhamnogalacturonan lyase, whose protein sequence is MPTRTSKWLRTCTTAIVLVAAIPTPAVASAPRGPRLERLDRGLVAAPTSEGVFLSWRLLGQEATGHSATGLTGVNFHVYRDGRRIATVSDSTNYLDKAGSGTAKYRVVPVKGGPSGSATAWQNGFYEMPLSKPADGVTPAGEAYTYSANDMSVGDVDGDGKYEYVVKWDPSNSKDVSQIGWTGPVYIDTYRADGKLLHRIDLGVNIRAGAHYTQFLVYDFDGDGRSEMMLKTAPGTRTIRDGKSRYITTPGHAPTEDYRLSAAGYYEHVVDMFLGWHQHPEVVAGRWPATLEQAFGIAPRYQYPLSRADAEALTDYFMDVYAPARSTRNNLRAFEGFIVDGPEYLTVFDGATGRELQSIEYKPGRHDDGLMWGDYAMARIEPGNRVDRFLSGVAYLDGRHPSAVFARGYYTRTTLVAYRWNGRKLVEDWFVDSGWTPMTNPFNDSPHGRDGTSPVYGTLTTQGFHSLSVADVDGDRKQEIIYGSATIDDDGDLLYSSFATMPEGSATPGIQARLGHGDAMHVTDIDPDRPGLEIFTVHEGGTYAPYGMAMRDARTGEVLFGTYSGRDTGRGMVGDVLPGTRGIESWASMPGGSEALGLHSAKGEILTNTIPGTNQSIRWSADLTTQILNGAQDVTPSIDDWNHGRLLTAEGTRTNNGTKGTASLIADVFGDWREELLVRTTDSSAIRIHLSTELTGHKLYTLMHDPQYRVEVARQQTTYNQPSYPGFHLASDTDWSKVPIPH, encoded by the coding sequence ATGCCCACCCGTACCAGCAAATGGTTGAGAACCTGCACCACGGCGATCGTCCTCGTCGCCGCCATCCCCACCCCCGCCGTGGCGTCCGCGCCGCGCGGGCCCCGGTTGGAACGTCTCGATCGCGGCCTGGTCGCCGCCCCCACCAGCGAGGGCGTCTTCCTGAGCTGGCGGCTGCTCGGCCAGGAGGCGACCGGGCACTCGGCGACCGGGCTGACCGGGGTGAACTTCCACGTCTACCGCGACGGCCGGCGGATCGCGACCGTCTCGGACAGCACGAACTACCTGGACAAGGCCGGTTCGGGCACCGCGAAGTACCGGGTCGTCCCGGTCAAGGGCGGGCCGTCCGGCAGCGCGACAGCGTGGCAGAACGGCTTCTACGAGATGCCGCTGAGCAAACCGGCCGACGGTGTGACCCCGGCCGGTGAGGCCTACACGTACTCGGCGAACGACATGAGCGTCGGCGACGTGGACGGCGACGGCAAGTACGAGTACGTCGTCAAGTGGGATCCGTCGAACTCCAAGGACGTGTCGCAGATCGGCTGGACCGGGCCGGTCTACATCGACACCTATCGCGCCGACGGGAAGCTGCTGCACCGCATCGACCTGGGGGTCAACATTCGGGCCGGGGCGCATTACACCCAGTTCCTGGTGTACGACTTCGACGGTGACGGCCGCTCGGAGATGATGTTGAAGACGGCGCCCGGCACGAGGACGATCCGAGACGGGAAGTCGCGCTACATCACGACGCCGGGTCACGCTCCGACCGAGGACTACCGGTTGAGCGCGGCCGGATACTACGAGCACGTCGTGGACATGTTCCTCGGCTGGCACCAGCATCCGGAAGTGGTGGCCGGGCGCTGGCCGGCGACGCTGGAGCAGGCGTTCGGCATCGCGCCGCGGTATCAGTACCCGCTCAGCCGGGCGGACGCCGAAGCGCTCACGGACTACTTCATGGACGTGTACGCACCGGCCCGCAGCACTCGCAACAATCTGCGCGCGTTCGAGGGGTTCATCGTCGACGGCCCCGAGTACCTGACCGTTTTCGACGGTGCCACCGGGCGTGAGTTGCAGTCCATCGAGTACAAGCCGGGGCGGCACGACGACGGCCTGATGTGGGGCGACTACGCGATGGCGCGCATCGAGCCGGGCAACCGGGTCGACCGGTTCCTGTCCGGGGTGGCCTACCTGGACGGCAGGCATCCGTCGGCGGTCTTCGCCCGGGGCTACTACACCCGCACGACACTTGTCGCCTACCGGTGGAACGGGCGCAAGCTGGTCGAGGACTGGTTCGTGGATTCGGGCTGGACACCGATGACGAACCCGTTCAACGACTCGCCGCACGGCCGGGACGGGACGTCGCCCGTCTACGGGACGCTCACCACGCAGGGCTTCCACTCACTGAGCGTCGCGGACGTGGACGGCGACCGGAAGCAGGAGATCATCTACGGGTCGGCCACCATCGACGACGACGGTGACCTGCTGTACTCGTCGTTCGCCACGATGCCCGAGGGCAGCGCGACACCCGGGATCCAAGCCCGGCTCGGGCACGGTGACGCCATGCACGTGACCGATATCGATCCGGACCGTCCCGGGTTGGAGATCTTCACCGTGCACGAGGGCGGGACCTATGCGCCGTACGGGATGGCGATGCGCGACGCCCGTACCGGCGAAGTGTTGTTCGGCACCTACTCCGGTCGCGACACCGGCCGCGGCATGGTCGGGGACGTGCTGCCCGGCACCCGGGGCATCGAGTCGTGGGCGAGCATGCCCGGTGGATCCGAGGCGCTCGGGCTGCACAGCGCCAAGGGCGAGATCCTGACGAACACCATTCCCGGTACGAATCAGAGCATCCGTTGGTCCGCCGACCTCACCACGCAGATCCTCAACGGCGCGCAGGACGTCACGCCCAGCATCGACGACTGGAACCATGGCCGGTTGCTCACCGCCGAGGGCACCCGCACCAACAACGGCACCAAGGGCACCGCGAGCCTGATCGCGGACGTCTTCGGCGACTGGCGGGAGGAGTTGCTGGTACGCACCACCGACAGCTCGGCCATCCGGATCCACCTGAGCACCGAACTGACCGGCCACAAGCTCTACACGCTGATGCACGATCCGCAGTACCGGGTCGAGGTGGCTCGCCAGCAGACCACTTACAACCAGCCGTCGTATCCCGGCTTCCACCTCGCCTCGGACACCGACTGGTCGAAGGTTCCGATCCCCCACTGA
- the ligA gene encoding NAD-dependent DNA ligase LigA: protein MVTRSTFSDRSEFDEAVETARRAARAYYDTGDAVMTDADYDTLADRIAAAIAERPEWDDQGITTAVAAGASAGGDVRHPTAMLSLDKIKTPEEVEAFVTTLAGDGCLVEVKLDGLALRAEYVDGRLTLAALRGDGATGEEVTAQVRRGVAGLPAELATPWSGEVRGEVYMTVGDFEAASANRVTAGGKAFVNSRGAVAGAIRSIDRAYDAPMTFATYEITDPAGSHLERMDRAQELGFPAACRLIPEAAGQCFTTEQVTAAIELIGARRATLGFPIDGAVIKADAESTRRRLGLASRTPYWAVAFKYPPDTASTVLRDIEVRVGRTGRISLRAIIDPVHVSGTTVTKATLHNPQWVAEQGLALGQTVAVWRAGDVIPRVTAPIGDQPHGLTPWVAPEVCPQCGEPWDKSSLLWRCHTASCAAANALAYWCSREALDVDGAGDSFCDAIIEAGLARTVADLYDLTADTIADLPVGKTTSGGTVMLGRANADRIITGLAASRKQPFNRVVTGLGIRMTGRSVGRWLAARFKSMPALRAATVEEIAEIDKMGLIKAQHVVDGLVTMGEVIDRLTAAGLTMEVLDDGGAKPLAGQTYVVSGSVPGYTRTTVSERIEALGGSASSSVSAKTTALVTAETTTAKAKKAAQLGIPVITPDEFAQMLT from the coding sequence ATGGTCACTCGTTCAACCTTTTCCGACCGCTCCGAGTTCGACGAGGCGGTCGAGACGGCGCGGCGTGCCGCCCGGGCCTACTACGACACCGGCGACGCCGTGATGACCGACGCCGACTACGACACGCTCGCCGACCGGATCGCGGCGGCCATCGCCGAGCGCCCCGAGTGGGATGACCAGGGCATCACCACCGCAGTGGCCGCGGGGGCCTCTGCCGGTGGCGACGTGCGGCACCCCACCGCGATGCTCTCCCTCGACAAGATCAAGACGCCGGAGGAGGTCGAGGCCTTCGTCACCACCCTGGCCGGCGACGGCTGCCTGGTGGAGGTGAAACTCGACGGCCTCGCGCTCCGCGCCGAATATGTCGACGGCAGACTGACCCTGGCCGCACTCCGGGGCGACGGTGCCACCGGTGAGGAGGTGACCGCCCAGGTGCGCCGGGGTGTCGCCGGGCTGCCCGCTGAGCTGGCCACCCCGTGGAGTGGTGAGGTGCGCGGCGAGGTCTACATGACCGTCGGTGACTTCGAGGCCGCCAGCGCCAACCGGGTCACCGCCGGTGGCAAGGCGTTCGTCAACTCGCGCGGTGCGGTGGCCGGGGCGATCCGGAGCATCGACCGGGCGTACGACGCTCCCATGACGTTCGCGACCTACGAGATCACCGACCCCGCCGGCAGTCATCTCGAGCGGATGGACCGGGCGCAGGAGCTGGGCTTTCCCGCCGCCTGCCGACTCATTCCGGAAGCCGCCGGGCAGTGTTTCACCACCGAGCAGGTGACCGCCGCGATCGAGCTGATCGGTGCCCGGCGCGCGACCCTCGGGTTCCCCATCGACGGTGCGGTCATCAAAGCCGACGCCGAGTCCACCCGGCGACGGCTGGGCCTGGCGAGCCGCACGCCGTACTGGGCGGTCGCCTTCAAATACCCGCCCGACACCGCGTCCACCGTGCTGCGCGACATCGAAGTGCGGGTCGGCCGCACCGGGCGGATCAGCCTGCGCGCCATCATCGACCCGGTCCACGTCAGCGGCACCACCGTCACCAAGGCCACCCTGCACAACCCGCAGTGGGTCGCCGAGCAGGGCCTCGCCCTCGGCCAGACCGTCGCGGTGTGGCGGGCCGGTGACGTCATCCCGCGGGTGACCGCCCCGATCGGTGACCAGCCACACGGCCTGACCCCGTGGGTGGCGCCCGAGGTGTGCCCCCAGTGCGGCGAGCCGTGGGACAAGTCGAGCCTCCTGTGGCGCTGCCACACCGCCTCGTGCGCCGCGGCGAACGCCCTGGCCTACTGGTGCAGCCGCGAAGCCCTCGACGTCGACGGCGCCGGCGACTCGTTCTGCGACGCGATCATCGAAGCCGGCCTGGCCCGCACCGTCGCCGACCTCTACGACCTGACCGCCGACACGATCGCCGACCTGCCGGTCGGCAAGACCACGTCCGGCGGCACCGTGATGCTGGGCCGCGCCAACGCCGACCGCATCATCACCGGCCTGGCAGCCAGCAGGAAACAGCCCTTCAACCGGGTGGTCACCGGTCTCGGCATCCGGATGACCGGCCGCAGCGTCGGCCGCTGGCTGGCGGCCCGGTTCAAGTCGATGCCGGCCTTGCGAGCGGCCACGGTCGAGGAGATCGCCGAGATCGACAAGATGGGCCTGATCAAGGCCCAGCACGTGGTCGACGGCCTGGTCACCATGGGCGAGGTGATCGACCGCCTGACCGCGGCCGGCCTGACGATGGAGGTCCTGGACGACGGCGGCGCCAAACCGCTGGCCGGCCAGACCTACGTGGTGTCCGGCTCGGTCCCCGGCTACACCCGGACCACGGTCAGCGAACGAATCGAAGCCCTGGGCGGCTCCGCCAGCAGCAGCGTGTCCGCCAAGACGACAGCCTTGGTGACCGCCGAGACCACCACAGCCAAAGCCAAGAAGGCGGCCCAGCTGGGCATCCCCGTGATCACACCGGACGAGTTCGCCCAGATGCTCACGTGA
- a CDS encoding SMI1/KNR4 family protein produces the protein MERNWPGSGAWIVAATSAEVDWRRAVAGLAAAAEVPVAVVALGAPVTVESPVAVESPAAVDSSVAADEVGSGGPVGSGELVREHAAGLLEGVERLDLRRAMELIEALTRAYPLVIVSGEAGLLLALGPEGWALADLAVVLKAPVVLVTGPDEDAANLTTLALDALEGRGLHGAVVTVGDVELPVPVAGRIAADVTGDSFDPMLRATGTPVPPPPVEGFSGRRVVTALLGVFAVCVLVACVLGRCATPTTLATSQFEDPTGPRVATVPSLSADLTPSKRPDPCWEGRRRVTPAKPDTATTIRVNAAWKRIEMWLAANTPETLASLGPPATPEKIDELQRRMSVEFPPDLTVSLLRHDGAHRFSLPPFFHPSSLEGIFQDWQTSCQVLAGADTTWAEVWWHPRFVPFAADGAGGSLLTDQRPGGHGRVGEFDAESGTRFERWPDSVADLLDQTAAALETGEPFAGAYRPRIDEDKILDWEIL, from the coding sequence GTGGAGCGGAATTGGCCCGGCTCGGGGGCCTGGATCGTGGCGGCGACCTCGGCGGAGGTCGACTGGCGGCGGGCGGTGGCGGGGCTCGCCGCGGCGGCCGAGGTGCCGGTGGCGGTCGTGGCCCTCGGAGCGCCGGTGACCGTCGAAAGCCCGGTGGCCGTTGAAAGCCCGGCGGCGGTCGACAGTTCGGTGGCCGCCGATGAGGTGGGTTCCGGTGGGCCGGTGGGCTCGGGGGAGCTCGTGCGTGAGCACGCGGCGGGGCTGCTCGAGGGAGTGGAGCGGCTGGACCTGCGGCGCGCCATGGAGTTGATCGAGGCGCTTACCCGGGCGTACCCGCTGGTGATCGTCAGCGGCGAAGCCGGTCTTCTTCTGGCCTTGGGGCCGGAGGGCTGGGCTCTCGCTGATCTCGCGGTGGTGCTGAAAGCGCCGGTGGTGCTGGTCACCGGGCCGGACGAGGACGCGGCCAATCTCACCACGCTCGCCCTGGACGCCCTCGAAGGGCGGGGGCTGCACGGCGCGGTCGTCACCGTCGGTGATGTCGAACTGCCCGTTCCGGTGGCGGGCCGGATCGCCGCCGACGTGACCGGCGACAGCTTCGATCCGATGCTGCGAGCGACCGGTACGCCCGTGCCGCCGCCCCCGGTGGAGGGCTTCAGCGGCCGGCGGGTCGTGACCGCGCTGCTCGGAGTCTTCGCGGTCTGCGTGCTCGTCGCCTGTGTCCTGGGTCGATGCGCCACCCCGACCACCCTGGCGACGTCCCAGTTCGAGGATCCGACGGGTCCTCGGGTTGCGACGGTTCCGAGCCTGAGTGCCGATCTGACACCGTCGAAGCGCCCCGACCCGTGTTGGGAAGGCCGTCGCCGGGTCACGCCCGCAAAACCGGACACCGCGACGACCATCCGGGTGAACGCGGCCTGGAAACGCATCGAGATGTGGCTGGCCGCCAACACGCCGGAGACCTTGGCATCGCTGGGTCCCCCGGCGACACCGGAGAAGATCGACGAACTTCAGCGGCGGATGTCGGTGGAGTTCCCACCCGATCTGACGGTCTCGTTGCTGCGCCACGACGGGGCGCACCGTTTCTCGCTGCCGCCCTTCTTCCATCCGTCATCGCTGGAGGGGATCTTTCAGGACTGGCAGACCAGCTGTCAGGTCCTGGCCGGGGCCGACACCACCTGGGCCGAGGTGTGGTGGCATCCGCGTTTCGTCCCGTTCGCCGCGGACGGTGCCGGTGGCAGTCTGCTCACCGATCAGCGGCCGGGCGGCCACGGCCGGGTGGGCGAGTTCGACGCGGAGAGCGGCACCCGGTTCGAGCGCTGGCCGGATTCGGTCGCTGACCTGCTGGATCAGACGGCGGCCGCGCTGGAGACGGGTGAGCCGTTCGCCGGTGCCTACCGTCCCCGTATCGACGAGGACAAGATCCTCGACTGGGAGATCCTCTAG
- a CDS encoding RNA polymerase sigma factor — translation MVERIAEIYTDGWGRIVAAMIRFTGGDWSLAEECAQDAFAQALRTWPESGVPEQPIAWLTTTARRRAIDVIRRAGVERAKLREVAIDASRRAAGQPEEPRDFPGDFPGSMEDASDERLELIFTCCHPALSNEAQVALTLRSVAGLSTAEIARAFLVSEKTMGQRIFRAKQRIRHAGIPFRVPPPHLLPDRLSAVLQVLYLLFNEGYSGDPRLCREAVRLGRVLVALMPDEPEVMGALALMLLQEARRAARLDADGDLVELADQDRSLWNAGQITEGAQWCERALRHGRAGPYQLQAAIVACHATATGLDDTDWAQIAGLYTALRKVAPSPVVELNRAVAVSMTETGPTEALRLVDDIDGLHDYHLFHAVRADLLFRAGHDPDDAYRSAIRLAPTEAERRLLTARLADRSATSPRSEPRTGPPTRPPAAR, via the coding sequence TTGGTTGAGCGGATCGCGGAGATCTATACCGACGGGTGGGGCCGGATCGTCGCGGCGATGATCCGGTTCACCGGTGGGGACTGGAGCCTGGCGGAGGAGTGTGCGCAGGACGCCTTCGCCCAGGCTCTGCGGACCTGGCCCGAGTCGGGGGTGCCGGAACAGCCGATCGCCTGGCTCACCACGACGGCCCGGCGGCGGGCGATCGACGTCATCCGGCGGGCCGGGGTGGAGCGGGCGAAACTGCGGGAGGTGGCGATCGACGCCAGCCGTCGGGCGGCCGGACAGCCGGAAGAGCCACGCGACTTTCCGGGCGACTTTCCGGGTTCGATGGAGGATGCGTCGGACGAGCGACTGGAACTGATCTTCACCTGTTGTCACCCGGCGCTGAGTAACGAGGCGCAGGTGGCACTCACGCTGCGGAGTGTGGCGGGGTTGAGCACCGCCGAGATCGCCCGGGCCTTTCTCGTCTCGGAGAAGACCATGGGACAGCGGATCTTCCGGGCCAAGCAGCGGATCAGGCACGCCGGGATCCCCTTCCGGGTGCCGCCGCCGCATCTGCTGCCGGACCGGTTGTCGGCGGTGCTGCAGGTGCTGTATCTGCTGTTCAACGAGGGCTACTCGGGCGATCCGCGGCTGTGCCGGGAGGCGGTACGGCTCGGGCGGGTGCTGGTCGCCCTCATGCCGGACGAGCCGGAGGTGATGGGCGCGCTCGCGCTGATGCTCCTGCAGGAGGCCCGCCGTGCGGCCCGGCTCGACGCCGACGGTGACCTCGTCGAGCTCGCCGACCAGGACCGGTCGCTGTGGAACGCCGGGCAGATCACCGAAGGTGCGCAGTGGTGTGAGCGGGCACTGCGGCACGGGCGGGCGGGACCATACCAACTGCAGGCGGCGATCGTGGCCTGCCACGCGACCGCGACCGGCCTGGACGACACCGACTGGGCGCAGATCGCCGGGCTCTACACCGCACTGCGGAAGGTCGCGCCGAGCCCGGTCGTGGAGTTGAACCGGGCCGTCGCGGTGAGCATGACCGAAACCGGGCCCACCGAGGCGCTCCGGCTGGTCGACGACATCGATGGGCTGCACGACTATCACCTTTTCCATGCTGTTCGTGCCGATCTGCTGTTCCGGGCCGGGCACGATCCCGACGACGCTTACCGGTCCGCGATCCGTCTCGCCCCGACCGAAGCGGAGCGGCGGCTGCTCACCGCACGGCTGGCCGACCGGTCAGCAACCTCACCGCGAAGCGAGCCTCGAACCGGGCCGCCCACCCGGCCACCGGCGGCAAGGTGA
- a CDS encoding zinc-binding dehydrogenase produces the protein MAAVALGCTVIPVDVHPGRRDLALALGATDLAPDKVHHAVDTTGRPDVIARAIGALHRRGTLALVGIGGEATFDIMTVMRNGIRIRGVIEGDADPATFLPQLIDLHGRGLLPIEKLITEYPFEEIETAARDAAAGKVVKPVLTFG, from the coding sequence ATGGCCGCGGTCGCCCTGGGCTGCACGGTGATCCCCGTCGACGTCCATCCGGGGCGGCGCGACCTGGCCCTCGCGCTGGGCGCGACGGACCTCGCCCCGGACAAGGTGCACCACGCCGTCGACACCACCGGGCGCCCCGACGTGATCGCCCGCGCCATCGGCGCCCTGCACCGCCGGGGAACCCTCGCCCTGGTCGGCATCGGCGGGGAAGCCACGTTCGACATCATGACCGTGATGCGCAACGGCATCCGGATCCGCGGCGTCATCGAAGGCGACGCCGATCCCGCCACCTTCCTGCCCCAGCTCATCGACCTGCACGGCCGGGGACTGCTGCCGATCGAAAAGCTGATCACCGAGTACCCGTTCGAGGAGATCGAGACCGCCGCCCGGGACGCCGCCGCCGGAAAGGTGGTCAAGCCGGTACTCACCTTCGGGTAG
- a CDS encoding type II toxin-antitoxin system RelE/ParE family toxin has protein sequence MDWEVVVHPEAELELAKIPSAEAVAIFHAFEKLEALGPALPDPHSSNVNAAEKIRELRPRAGNSP, from the coding sequence ATGGATTGGGAGGTCGTCGTCCACCCGGAAGCCGAGCTTGAACTAGCCAAAATTCCGAGTGCCGAGGCTGTAGCGATCTTCCACGCGTTCGAGAAACTCGAGGCTCTCGGACCTGCGTTGCCGGACCCGCACAGCAGTAATGTCAACGCTGCCGAGAAGATCCGTGAGTTGCGACCACGGGCTGGCAACAGCCCCTGA
- a CDS encoding cupin domain-containing protein: protein MSYPPPQYFGESGEKSALYRPAAAAPELVDHNGTRVHYLATGESTGGLFGIYRWECGPAEVGPAPHFHRSISESFYILSGVMSIYNGTEWIDAEPHDWVHVPIGGVHGFKNRSGAPVSMLLHFSPGASREGYFEGLADLGEMTDDERAAFFLEHDNYWL from the coding sequence ATGTCTTATCCACCGCCGCAGTACTTCGGGGAATCCGGGGAGAAGAGCGCGCTGTACCGGCCTGCCGCCGCCGCGCCCGAACTCGTCGACCACAACGGGACTCGTGTCCACTACCTCGCCACCGGGGAGTCGACGGGTGGGCTGTTCGGGATCTACCGGTGGGAGTGCGGGCCGGCCGAGGTCGGGCCCGCTCCGCACTTCCACCGTTCGATCAGCGAATCGTTCTACATCCTGTCCGGGGTGATGAGCATCTACAACGGTACGGAATGGATCGACGCCGAACCGCATGACTGGGTGCACGTGCCGATCGGCGGGGTGCACGGGTTCAAGAACCGGTCCGGGGCGCCCGTTTCGATGCTGCTGCACTTCTCGCCCGGAGCGTCCCGGGAAGGCTACTTCGAAGGACTCGCGGACCTCGGGGAGATGACTGATGACGAACGTGCCGCCTTCTTCCTCGAACACGACAACTACTGGCTCTGA
- a CDS encoding YciI family protein has product MRYLMLVCIDPDFTPGADDGAPDVDDWAGEMDGKGIRLMGDRTRPASAATTVRVRNREVLITDGPYIETKDVIAGFDVLECDDLDQAIEVASKHPMAWSGVIELRPVWPWDED; this is encoded by the coding sequence ATGAGATACCTGATGCTGGTCTGTATCGACCCGGACTTCACACCGGGAGCGGACGACGGGGCGCCGGACGTGGACGACTGGGCCGGGGAGATGGACGGCAAAGGGATCCGGCTGATGGGTGACCGGACCCGGCCGGCCAGTGCGGCCACCACGGTGCGGGTCCGCAACCGGGAAGTGCTCATCACCGACGGCCCCTACATCGAGACCAAGGACGTGATCGCCGGCTTCGACGTGCTCGAATGCGACGACCTGGATCAAGCGATCGAGGTGGCGTCGAAACACCCGATGGCCTGGTCCGGAGTGATCGAACTGCGCCCGGTCTGGCCATGGGACGAGGACTGA